CAAGAGATCCCCTATGTTGTTTTGAGAAAAAAGGAGGAGAGATAAAAAAAGAGTGCTGATAAATGATATGATCAACGGGAATGTGGGGACCAATAGATACAAGATCATAACCAGTGGTAGTCATGACCGCAAGAGCCTCTATACGCTCCGTTTCTAAAGCATGTTGCAACTGATCGAGGACATGTTTTGTACTTGATGGTGAGAAAGTACCTGCCAAACGTTCCGCCGCTTGTTCGATGATCTGTTGATTCCTATGCCAGCGATGATCAAGTAACACGGAAGTGACCTCCGCCTGAATAAGTAACCGTTGGTGCGTGGTTTGAATCGTGAAATCCCAAAACACATGGCTTACATAAACAAATAAGAGGATAGCTAATCCATTGAGTATTAGCAAAGTTCTTACATATAATCTTCTCATAATCATCCTATCCAACGAAATGAACTAGTCTAAAAGTATTCTTGATAGCTACAAAAATCATGAACTTAACGTGTAATATAATGTAGGGTATATTACAAGATAGAATCTCAGCGTTTGCTATCGATAGATGATATCTAGTATTACGCTGTATAATGAAAGACTACACAGTTGATTTTGCTTTATGTAAACGAAGGTAAATCAACAAGCCAACCCATGCATATTTCCTGCAATCATTCAATACTGGCTTATTCACAAACATACAGTTTCAATATAAGAACTCATACCGATGAATGCTATCATGAATTCGATAATATTCATACCGTACCATAACTCATGCTATTATTCCAACCCATCCATTAGCCAAAAATGAACCCTGCTTGTGGGTGATGTATCTGATGATAATCTATGAAGTAGAGTACAAAATGATTTGTGCTTGTTAATGGAAAGACAAAAAGTTATATTATGCAAACAAATAATTGCAGTGTTCTCAGCAAACTCATTCTACCCAGGAGGGACGAGAACCATGAGGTAGAGTATACCTCCGAAGTCGTTGTGAGCTTTTCCGTTGAAAATGATGAATCCACAGGATATACAACGCATATTGAGAGAAAATCATCACCATGAATTATCTGATGATGCTATCTATGCTATGATCATATCAAAAGAAGAAAGAGGCGTGACCACTTGAAAGCTACCGGTGTATGTAGAAATGTGGATCAACTAGGTCGCATTGTTATACCCAAAGAACTACGCCATACGCTTGGGATGGAATTCAAAGATCCCATTGAATATTTCCTGGATGGCCATCAGATCATCCTGCGTAAATATCAGAGTACATGTGAATTTTGTCGTGCTAGAAAAAACTTAATCGAACTGCACAGAAAAAAGGTGTGCAGATCATGTGCCAACGAGTTAGCAGCACTGATACGTACCTAAGACCTTTTTCGTACGTTTGCTATCTAGATAGTTTGGAGGCATTGGATGAAACCCTTGCTCAATCAACAAGAATTGTATCAGGTGACCTGTACTCTAGTCAGAGAAACACCTATAGGGACGCACGTGTGGCGAGTCTCCGAATGGATGCCGATGGTGACGCCTAGCGGCTACATCGATCAGGTGGCTGAATTCCATCTTCAACTGAATGGACGAGTATATATCAGCACCTTGTCACACAGTCATGTCCAACGGGTCAGACATCATCATGAACGCTTTCCATTGGATGCTACAAGTGCGCCCGTACAGATGCGTAAAAACCTCCATCTACAAACAGGGCGTAAAAAAAGACATCCGGTCAGCAAAGGATGTGCAGATCATAGCTGCTAACATCATCGTAACCGGCCCCATCTTGCGGGTGGCAACCAAGCACACGACCTATTATACTGTCGAGATCAAGAAAAAAGGCTCATCAGCACCAGCTAAATCATCCATGTAGGTATAGTGAACCTCTCGGGTGATGAATGTTCAATGTGTTCGTTCATTTGTGTCCGCCAATTTATACTAGATTCACACCTGATCCAAAGTTAGAAGAGACCAACTATGAGGATAGAAAAGACTGCTGTAGCATGACCATAGTCTACAGATCATTCCTGCGCTACAGTTTGAACTGGTTCAAGCTGACTGAAGGTTTGTTTTCTTAGTATTTGCTCGTTTTTTTCTCCACAATTTAAAATATCCGACGATGATAAATAACAAGAGAATCGACCCATAAAGAAAGGGGAGACGTTGTTCTAATACCACATCTTTAAAATCAATCGCATCAGACAATGTACTTGGCAGTAAGGCGATATAATAGACAAGAACAGCAATGGAAGGAATAAATCGACGGTAATTGTGAGTTCTGGTCATACTTGCCGCTGCAAGCGATAAAAGATACAACATAAAACTTAGCCGCAAACAAGCTACAATTAGCCAAGCTATCGCATAAATCGCTTCAATGTGCTGAATAAACCGACCAAAATATATTAGTTTGATGGATTCCACGGATAGAAAAAGCAAATTAGCACTTGTTGGATAAGGAAAAATAAGTTGCAATAGGGTTATTTGAATAATACCCACGACCAATGTAACAGCAGAAATAATATAAAAAGAACGTTGATAACTTGAATAACTGCGAATATACGGTCGCATCATGAGATAAGCAATGAACTCTCCAAAAAAACCTATATGAAGTATTCCTTGTTTGAGTAGCGTGGGGAGACCTGGCCCTAAAATGGGTGGCAAATTATTGATGTCGGCGTTGGTAGTTGAAAGTACATTGAGAGATAGAATAATGAGTATGATCAGACCGCCCATCATGATGCTTGATCTACCTAATATTTCAATACCAAAATATGCAGGGAGAACCATGCTGATGATCATAAACATTAAAATGACCGCTGTAGGTGTAGTAGGTAAGAATAGAACGTGTACTTGTTCAAAATCGAATGTCACATTAGTCGAAAGATCAAGAAGAAGCGCCGTAAATATAATCATGCTGAAAATAAATCCAAAAATAGCACCAAAATATTCAAAAAAATAATCAATCAAATTCTTCGAAGGATCTTTAAATAACGGAATCATAACGGCAATTATGATTACCATCATGAGTTGACTGATGATAAGAAGCAGTTCAGGTGCATTATGACCATAACGCACAAGAATAAGAACGCTTGAATTTGTTAATTTCCCAACAATGAGGATAAAAAACAAGACCATTACCTGCTGCGGGCTGATATGTCCATCCTTAATCAATAGATATCCATCCTTAATCAATAGATATCCATCCTTAATCAATACAAGTATACAGAGGTTGCCCAAACACCATGATTCTATGCATGAACATGATTTTTAAATGGTCCCTATATTCTTCCTATAGATAAATAGGCCATGAAAAGAATAGTTTTACACACAAAGGATTATGTAAAACTTGTCTTACGGATTAAATGCCTCGTAAAACCTCTTGCTTGAGCCCTTAGCATTAGCCATAAATAATTGCAGAAAAGTGCTGAAGACATCTTCTGATTTTGGATAGACAAGTCTATGAATACTCACTGGACTTCAACGGCCTTCAATTATGGATACTGCGGGAGTTTGTTCACCGAGTCAGAATTCAAATGATTGTAGGAACGATTGCATGTCCTCAACTCTTCCCAACCAGCAGCCATTGATCGTGAGATGTGTACTGCTATGGGTAGACCTTTTAGATAATGCAGGAAGATGGACTGTTACTAACTCGCGTACAAGAAAAAAGTGGCATGACTAAAAAGATCTGACCATCGCTTGGGATGCTATACAAACTGCCATACATAAAGAAATAATAAATGACGAAGATATCATGATCAGTAATGTAGGAAAAATAAAACCAATCCTACGAGCAGCAAGAAAGGCGAGGAACCATCAGACTGGAGAAGAAATCATGATCGACGAAAAGGAAACTATCAAATGAGTCGTAAGTATGAAATACTAAGACTGAACTATGCAGTCTTTTTTCTTTGTCTATTATCATGTCAAGCCATTATTAGTTAGTTATATAATCATATAATCTTTTCTCTTCAAAATAACACCATATTCTTATCATACTCAATCCTATTGAGTATGATAAGAGATTTCGCCTGTGAAGCCTTGCAGCACTAAGGCTCATCGGTGGTTTTCTACATGCTTTTCGTAGCGGAGAAGGGCAACCAGATACGTGATGTAGTTTATACCATACATAACACCATGAAATATAGTGATATGTATGATTGCATGAATCTGGTGATAAACGATAAAATTACTTGTTAGACACTCAGTATCTGATATAATAGATGGTATCAAATGATAGTCTGATAATCAGGATAGGGGATTATTCGTGATAAAAAAAGCAGAGAAACTGACGAAGTTAGGAATTGCTGTCGACGATCATATGCTCAATCGAATTGAATCTTATCGCTTTGGTAATTGGATTCAAACAAGAAACGAAGCACTCTTACGCATTATTGACATCGGTTTAACTCAGATTGAGCAGGAAAGCGCAGGAGATCGTAATCCATCAGTCGAAACATCAAATGAAGAACCAGTCAGCCAGGAAGCTCATGAAACCAGCGTTCAAGCAGATCATGAAGAAGTAGACTACGATCCATCCGATGATCATGAACCGATGTAATCATCACCTCTTCGCATCATGAGCGTTAACGCTTGAACAGGTGGAGGTGTAGAGTGTCATGGAATTTGTGCAACCCATTCGCGATAAAAAACAAGTGGATGCCATGAAAAAAATACTCAAGAGCACCAATCTCCGCGATTATTGTCTCTTTGTGTTAGGGATCAATAGCGGGTTACGCGTATCCGATCTCCTGTCGCTCAGGGTGGGGGATGTAGTAGACGAACGGGGTAAGGTGAACGATCGTATCGATATTCGCGAGCAAAAAACCGGCAAGACCAAAGACTTCCCGCTTGGGGACACATCCAAAAAGGCTTTGCGTGACTATCTCACGTCACGCTTTACCAAACATGTAGTCCGTGACGAGCCGCTGTTTCGTTCAAAAAAAGGGGGAGCGATGCAACGGTCCCAAGCGCATAAAGTGATTAACGATGCAGCACGTGCCATCGGCATCACCGACCGGATTGGAACCCATACGCTGCGCAAAACGTTCGCTTATCATGCGTACATGTCGGGGACAGATATTACCCGCCTGCAAAAGCTACTGAATCATTCCTCCCCATCGATCACACTTGCATACATCGGGATTACCCAGCAGGAACTCGACAACGTGTATCTGAGTTTAGAGTTATGATGTAATCTGTACGAGATGTAGTCTCTATTAATAGAAGAAACTCGTTTTTATTTTTTATAAACAGGGATGCCATGACTCAATCATCCACCGAAGATGGTAGAAAGTGGCTTCCTTGTACACATCGTTAACCAGTCATTATGTCTTCGATCGGAGCTGTTACCATTGGACATCACCATGCTAGGGGGCGCCGAGATTGGCGCTACATGCATATGGTTTCGC
This Sulfoacidibacillus ferrooxidans DNA region includes the following protein-coding sequences:
- a CDS encoding AbrB/MazE/SpoVT family DNA-binding domain-containing protein, whose translation is MDQLGRIVIPKELRHTLGMEFKDPIEYFLDGHQIILRKYQSTCEFCRARKNLIELHRKKVCRSCANELAALIRT
- a CDS encoding GerAB/ArcD/ProY family transporter, which produces MIKDGYLLIKDGHISPQQVMVLFFILIVGKLTNSSVLILVRYGHNAPELLLIISQLMMVIIIAVMIPLFKDPSKNLIDYFFEYFGAIFGFIFSMIIFTALLLDLSTNVTFDFEQVHVLFLPTTPTAVILMFMIISMVLPAYFGIEILGRSSIMMGGLIILIILSLNVLSTTNADINNLPPILGPGLPTLLKQGILHIGFFGEFIAYLMMRPYIRSYSSYQRSFYIISAVTLVVGIIQITLLQLIFPYPTSANLLFLSVESIKLIYFGRFIQHIEAIYAIAWLIVACLRLSFMLYLLSLAAASMTRTHNYRRFIPSIAVLVYYIALLPSTLSDAIDFKDVVLEQRLPFLYGSILLLFIIVGYFKLWRKKRANTKKTNLQSA
- a CDS encoding HU family DNA-binding protein, producing the protein MQTAIHKEIINDEDIMISNVGKIKPILRAARKARNHQTGEEIMIDEKETIK
- a CDS encoding site-specific integrase, yielding MEFVQPIRDKKQVDAMKKILKSTNLRDYCLFVLGINSGLRVSDLLSLRVGDVVDERGKVNDRIDIREQKTGKTKDFPLGDTSKKALRDYLTSRFTKHVVRDEPLFRSKKGGAMQRSQAHKVINDAARAIGITDRIGTHTLRKTFAYHAYMSGTDITRLQKLLNHSSPSITLAYIGITQQELDNVYLSLEL